The stretch of DNA TCCACCCCAACTACACCACCCGCACCGAAGTCAGCGACATCCTCGCCGCCCTGGACGCCTTGTCCTGACAGGCGGTCCCCTCCCTCTCCCGTTATGACTGGTAGGGCGGATAGTCGTTGTAGCCGTGGGGACCTGGTGTAGTGCAGTGGTATGCGCAGAGTCGTCCCGGCACAGTTGAGGCATGTCATCCTTGACCGGTCGAATAGATCTCCCAGACTCCGAGATCGCCTGCGCGGCAAAGCAGTTCGTGTACGACGTATCGCCTGCCTTCGTCGCCCAGCACAGCCTGCACAGCTACCTATACGACCGCGAACTCGCGGCGGCCAAGGGATTGCAACCCGATGTCGGCTACGACGACGAGCTGGTCTTTCTCAGCTGCATGCTGCACGACCTTGGCGTCGGCAGTCGCGCCCGCGGCCAACAGCGCTTCGAGGTCGAAGGCGCAGACCTCGCCGCGGAATTGCTTATCGCGCACGGAGTCTCGACCAGTGATGTCGATCGTGTGTGGGAAGCGATCGAAGCGATTCACGCGCATTATCCGAGACTGGCGATGGTGCGTTGCCGCGTCGACGCCATCGTCGAGCATGCCGGCCGCAGCAACGCAGCCGCACCCCGTACTCCATCGCAGGGTGAACTCCCGCATGAACGCCGCCAACACGGAGTGACCCGCATGGAACAATCGGCAGCACAATCACCATGGGGCGACTGACACACGGCTCGGCGACCGATTCCGCTGCCGTCAGGGTCGTGAAACGCGACAAACGTGACGCCCGGCTGGCGTCACGTTTGTCAGCGGATGCGTATCTACGCGGCCGCCGGCTGCGCACGGAACCGGCCAAGCGAGCCGACCGGACGAGCAACACGATTGCCGCGCCAGTTGCCGAACGCGTGAACCACCGTGACGGCGATCGGGATGAACAGCGGGGACAGCACCATCAGGAAGATCATGATCGGCAGGAGCATTGGATCTCTCGCATTCTCCGCGGCGGGCGGAATCGTCGGTTTTCGTCTCGGGGAACTCATCGTTGAGTTCGTGAAGAGAAACCTACGAGCCAAACCCCAGCTCAGCGATGTCCCTCAACGACCAACTCCTGACGATGTGTTATCTCCCGGAGACAAACCGCTCAGCCACGCGGGGCGCCCTTAGCCGAGGCCGAACACCGTTTTGGATGAGGACGATCAACGAGAGAACACCGACAACGGCCACGCACACCGTCGCACTGGCCTGGCTGCGCGTATGGATGTTGGCGTTCGAGTATTTGCCGTATCCGCTCGATCGGGTCGGTCATTAGCGTGTCCTCCAATGACCTATACGAACGCACTGAG from Mycobacterium sp. JS623 encodes:
- a CDS encoding HD domain-containing protein → MSSLTGRIDLPDSEIACAAKQFVYDVSPAFVAQHSLHSYLYDRELAAAKGLQPDVGYDDELVFLSCMLHDLGVGSRARGQQRFEVEGADLAAELLIAHGVSTSDVDRVWEAIEAIHAHYPRLAMVRCRVDAIVEHAGRSNAAAPRTPSQGELPHERRQHGVTRMEQSAAQSPWGD